A genomic window from Colletotrichum destructivum chromosome 7, complete sequence includes:
- a CDS encoding Putative ribonuclease III domain, double-stranded RNA-binding domain-containing protein has translation MKRSRISRCTGQLLNAPVRTHASSCLTPISLRPQQLARHTNPVRTRSIFSSSRLAAAPSAAAPQLASESFDASSTTTTSATASKPLPSPLPEKALSSAKLAALHARLSLPEKLPLQTLARALVDPSADPSPNFNNANLAVVGGSLISYHVSEWLIAHYPRLPMTILYEAMRAYAGPDSLYRIASQWGVESAAAPGGEVDSGLLQWSQDPAAGVVHGRWGYVRKEHRHLDKFKWRRSVSSRVVLDDEFGDTLHAREANPLDPVRDPSDPAVVREQYMKLRNNAHASFVRAVTGAVYAHAGRDAVRSFVDAHVLSRKVDLEKLFSFKLPTRELAMLCAREGFEAPVARLESETGRMSRTPVYVVGIYSGGDKLGEGTGASLDFARLQASMNTLKAWYLYSPGAKVRVPSDMLAEGAKPWQPVHIDMGEII, from the coding sequence ATGAAGAGGTCAAGGATATCAAGATGCACCGGGCAACTGCTCAACGCCCCGGTCAGGACACACGCCTCATCGTGCCTGACGCCTATTTCCCTTAGACCACAGCAGCTCGCCCGGCACACCAACCCGGTGCGGACACGATCCATCTTCTCTTCATCCAgactggcggcggcgccgtcagcagcagcaccacaACTCGCCTCCGAGTCTTTCGacgcctcctcgacgacgacgacatccgcGACAGCCTCGAAACCCCTCCCGTCGCCTCTGCCCGAGAAGGCCCTCAGTTCCgccaagctcgccgccctccacgcccgcctctccctccccgaGAAGCTGCCACTCCAGACCCTCGCgcgcgccctcgtcgaccctTCCGCCGACCCGAGCCCCAACTTCAACAATGCCAACCTTGCCGTTGTCGGCGGCTCCCTCATCAGCTATCACGTCTCCGAGTGGCTCATCGCCCACTACCCGCGTCTGCCGATGACCATCCTCTACGAGGCCATGCGTGCCTACGCCGGTCCCGACTCGCTCTACCGCATCGCGAGCCAGTGGGGCGTTgagagcgccgccgcccccggcggGGAGGTCGACTCGGGCCTGCTACAATGGTCCCAggacccggccgccggcgtcgttcACGGCCGTTGGGGTTATGTACGAAAGGAGCACCGCCACCTTGACAAGTTCAAGTGGCGCCGCTCCGTCTCGTCCCgtgtcgtcctcgatgaCGAGTTCGGCGACACCCTGCACGCCCGCGAGGCGAACCCGCTTGACCCCGTTCGCGACCCGtccgacccggccgtcgtGCGTGAGCAGTATATGAAGCTCCGCAACAACGCCCATGCTTCCTTCGTCCGCGCCGTCACGGGCGCCGTCTACGCCCACGCGGGCCGCGACGCCGTGCGCTCCttcgtcgacgcccacgTCCTCAGCCGcaaggtcgacctcgagaagctcttcaGCTTCAAGCTGCCCACTCGCGAGTTGGCCATGCTCTGCGCCCGCGAGGGTTTTGAGGCTcccgtcgcccgcctcgagAGCGAGACGGGCCGCATGAGCAGGACTCCCGTCTATGTCGTCGGCATCtacagcggcggcgacaagctcggcgagggcacGGGGGCCAGCCTCGACTTCGCCCGCCTGCAGGCATCCATGAATACCCTCAAGGCGTGGTACCTTTACAGCCCCGGTGCCAAGGTGCGGGTGCCGAGCGACATGCTCGCTGAGGGCGCGAAGCCGTGGCAGCCCGTGCACATTGATATGGGAGAGATCATCTAA